One genomic region from Conexibacter woesei DSM 14684 encodes:
- a CDS encoding tyrosine-protein phosphatase: MSIADDPIPVRPAPLLAAMPNLRDAGGLPAAGGAHVRTGVLYRSGQLGQLSGDTLTAFGGLGVGTVVDLRTDAERAFLPDRLPDGVELIVADVLGDRAAAAPAQLNELVKDPQRVAEAVRGGHVEELFARTYRDFVTLPSAHAGFRTLYTAIADRADTHPLLFHCTAGKDRTGWAAAALLLLLGVPDGAVLEDFMLSDRLAFAGFAPLVDAFVRNGGDADVLHPILGVEPGYLAAGLQQLEASYGSVEAWFADALGLDAVVQEQLRARLLVAA, encoded by the coding sequence GTGTCGATCGCCGACGATCCGATCCCCGTCCGCCCGGCTCCGCTGCTGGCGGCGATGCCGAACCTGCGTGACGCGGGCGGGCTGCCGGCGGCCGGCGGCGCACACGTGCGGACGGGCGTGCTCTACCGCTCCGGCCAGCTCGGCCAGCTGAGCGGCGACACGCTGACGGCGTTCGGAGGACTCGGCGTCGGCACCGTCGTCGACCTGCGCACCGACGCGGAGCGCGCGTTCCTGCCCGATCGCCTGCCGGACGGCGTCGAGCTGATCGTCGCCGACGTGCTCGGCGACAGAGCGGCGGCGGCCCCAGCTCAGCTCAACGAGCTGGTGAAGGACCCACAGCGGGTCGCGGAGGCGGTTCGCGGCGGTCACGTGGAGGAGCTGTTCGCGCGCACCTACCGCGACTTCGTCACGCTGCCGAGCGCCCACGCGGGCTTTCGCACGCTCTACACCGCGATCGCGGACCGTGCCGACACCCACCCGCTGCTGTTCCACTGCACGGCGGGCAAGGACCGCACCGGCTGGGCGGCGGCTGCGCTCCTACTGCTGCTCGGCGTGCCGGACGGCGCCGTGCTGGAGGACTTCATGCTGAGCGACAGGCTCGCGTTCGCCGGCTTCGCGCCGCTGGTCGACGCGTTCGTGCGCAACGGCGGCGACGCGGACGTGCTGCACCCGATCCTCGGCGTCGAGCCCGGCTACCTCGCCGCGGGCCTGCAGCAGCTCGAGGCCTCCTACGGGTCGGTCGAGGCGTGGTTCGCCGATGCGCTCGGCCTCGACGCCGTCGTTCAGGAGCAGCTGCGCGCGCGCCTGCTCGTCGCCGCGTGA
- a CDS encoding DUF1269 domain-containing protein — MATLTVWRFQDPFGAESAVEKIEQLQKQELIQLHDAAIVSWQEGKKKPKTRHLDNLAGAGALGGAFWGLLFGLIFFIPLLGMAVGAAAGALGGSMTNVGIDKDFIESARDRIRPGSSALFLLTSGAVVDRVVDAFQSTHAELIQTNLSDEQEQQLRQAFAEEA, encoded by the coding sequence ATGGCGACCCTGACCGTCTGGAGATTTCAAGACCCGTTCGGCGCCGAGAGCGCCGTCGAGAAGATCGAGCAGCTGCAGAAGCAGGAGCTGATCCAGCTCCACGACGCCGCGATCGTGTCGTGGCAGGAAGGCAAGAAGAAGCCCAAGACGCGCCACCTCGACAACCTCGCCGGCGCCGGCGCGCTCGGCGGCGCGTTCTGGGGCCTGCTGTTCGGGCTGATCTTCTTCATCCCGTTGCTTGGCATGGCCGTCGGCGCTGCCGCCGGGGCGCTCGGCGGCTCGATGACGAACGTCGGCATCGACAAGGACTTCATCGAGAGCGCCCGCGACAGAATCAGACCGGGCAGCTCGGCGCTCTTCCTGCTGACCTCCGGTGCCGTCGTCGACCGCGTCGTGGACGCGTTCCAGAGCACGCACGCGGAGCTGATCCAGACCAACCTGTCCGACGAGCAGGAGCAGCAGCTGCGCCAGGCGTTCGCCGAGGAGGCGTAG
- a CDS encoding SulP family inorganic anion transporter, giving the protein MSARLAPAWLRGYRRAWLRPDVVAGAIVWSVVVPQAVAYAQIAGLPPQAGLMAAPGALLAYALLGTSRSLVVSATTATAAVSAAAVGPLAHGDTSRFAALSAALALVCAAVFAVSGALRLGAVADLVSKPVMTGFLFGLGLTIAIGQLPSLLGIPAGDGDFFERLGDLLGDLGAVDGGTLAVGAASVALLLVVQRVAPAVPVTLLLLALAIGISALFDLRGYGVDVVGEIPRALPDPALPDVGAGDLVDLVGAAFGVMLVSAEGIGVARTLANRDGSRFDANRDLVALGGSNLLAGLSQGFVQSGGASQTAAAQRSGGRSQLTSIVAAALVLLTGAFLAPLFEQLPQATLAAIVIVAVSGFLNVAELRRFARIRRSAVAFAGVALLGVLALGVLQGLVVAAGLSLVVVVQRLSRPAVGFYVRDPEHGGWGRADRHPTWRRPVGALVVGSDGALLYANVVSVKERILALVAAADPQPRVVVLELAQTPDADVETLDTLGELADALAAEGIELRLAAVHAQVAELLRRTPLGARVSIDERIAEALASPPRGDERSPASSGGSDDDPRPEGAR; this is encoded by the coding sequence GTGAGCGCCCGGCTCGCGCCCGCCTGGCTGCGCGGGTACCGGCGCGCCTGGCTGCGGCCGGACGTCGTCGCGGGCGCGATCGTCTGGTCGGTCGTCGTGCCGCAGGCGGTCGCGTACGCGCAGATCGCCGGGCTGCCGCCGCAGGCGGGCCTGATGGCGGCGCCGGGCGCGCTGCTCGCGTACGCGCTGCTCGGCACCTCCCGTTCGCTCGTCGTCAGCGCGACGACGGCGACGGCGGCCGTCTCGGCGGCGGCGGTTGGGCCGCTCGCACACGGCGACACGAGCCGCTTCGCGGCGCTGTCGGCGGCGCTCGCGCTCGTCTGCGCAGCCGTCTTCGCGGTCTCCGGTGCGCTGCGCCTCGGAGCGGTCGCCGACCTCGTCTCCAAGCCGGTGATGACCGGCTTCCTGTTCGGGCTCGGCCTGACGATCGCGATCGGGCAGCTGCCGAGCCTGCTCGGCATCCCGGCCGGCGACGGCGACTTCTTCGAACGGCTGGGCGACCTGCTCGGCGACCTCGGCGCGGTCGACGGCGGGACGCTCGCGGTCGGCGCCGCGTCGGTCGCGCTGCTGCTCGTCGTGCAGCGCGTCGCGCCCGCGGTCCCCGTCACGCTGCTGCTGCTCGCGCTCGCGATCGGGATCTCGGCGCTGTTCGACCTCCGCGGCTACGGCGTCGACGTCGTCGGCGAGATCCCGCGCGCGCTGCCCGACCCGGCGCTCCCCGACGTCGGCGCCGGCGACCTCGTCGACCTCGTCGGCGCCGCGTTCGGCGTGATGCTCGTCAGCGCCGAGGGGATCGGCGTCGCGCGGACGCTCGCGAACCGCGACGGCTCGCGCTTCGACGCGAACCGCGACCTCGTCGCGCTCGGCGGCTCGAACCTGCTCGCCGGCCTCTCGCAGGGCTTCGTCCAGTCCGGCGGCGCGAGCCAGACGGCCGCCGCGCAGCGGTCGGGCGGCAGATCGCAGCTGACGTCGATCGTCGCCGCGGCGCTCGTGCTGCTGACCGGCGCGTTCCTCGCGCCGCTGTTCGAGCAGCTGCCGCAGGCGACGCTCGCCGCGATCGTGATCGTCGCGGTCAGCGGCTTCCTGAACGTCGCCGAGCTGCGCCGCTTCGCCCGCATCCGCCGCTCGGCGGTCGCGTTCGCGGGCGTCGCGCTGCTCGGCGTGCTCGCGCTCGGGGTGCTGCAGGGCCTCGTCGTCGCCGCGGGCCTGTCGCTCGTCGTCGTCGTGCAGCGGCTCAGCCGGCCGGCGGTCGGCTTCTACGTGCGCGACCCCGAGCACGGCGGATGGGGCCGGGCGGACCGTCACCCGACGTGGCGCAGACCGGTTGGCGCGCTCGTCGTCGGCAGCGACGGAGCGCTGCTCTACGCCAACGTCGTCTCCGTCAAGGAGCGGATCCTCGCGCTCGTCGCGGCGGCGGACCCGCAGCCGCGCGTCGTCGTGCTGGAGCTGGCGCAGACGCCCGACGCCGACGTCGAGACGCTCGACACGCTCGGCGAGCTGGCCGACGCGCTCGCCGCGGAGGGGATCGAGCTGCGGCTGGCGGCGGTGCACGCGCAGGTCGCCGAGCTGCTGCGGCGGACGCCGCTCGGCGCACGCGTCTCGATCGACGAGCGGATCGCGGAGGCGCTCGCCTCACCCCCGAGGGGTGACGAGCGGTCACCCGCGTCGAGCGGAGGATCGGACGACGACCCGCGACCCGAAGGAGCACGCTGA
- a CDS encoding GTP-binding protein: MTDQIDGPAPQAASAQPAAGDSRLPVTVLSGFLGAGKTTVLNHLLSNRAGLRVAVIVNDMSEINVDAQLVRGGASALTRVEERLVELTNGCICCTLREDLLVEVGRLAREGAFDYLLIESTGISEPLNVAETFTFADEHGRSLGDMARLDTMATVVDAHAFARDLGSVEGLGDRGESLGEDDERTVVDLLLDQVEFADVLVLNKTDLVAGEELARLEALLRRLNPAARQLRAERGRVAPGELLGTGRFDFERAAQAPGWLAVLRGEEQSEADEYGFSSFAYRRDRPFHPERLWALVNGAFPEVVRSKGFFWLASRPAVAAEWSTAGGIVHVGPAGAWWAVVPPAAWPEEPGERAQVEALVAAGRWGDRRQELVFIGAGLDRERLTERLDACLLTDPELSMGFDGWRRLPDPWPEWYREDQAA; this comes from the coding sequence ATGACCGACCAGATCGACGGCCCCGCCCCGCAGGCCGCTTCCGCCCAGCCGGCCGCCGGTGACAGCCGTCTGCCCGTCACCGTCCTGTCCGGCTTCCTCGGCGCCGGCAAGACGACGGTGCTGAACCACCTGCTCTCCAACCGCGCGGGCCTGCGCGTCGCCGTGATCGTCAACGACATGAGCGAGATCAACGTCGACGCCCAGCTCGTGCGCGGCGGCGCGAGCGCGCTGACGCGTGTCGAGGAGCGGCTCGTCGAGCTGACGAACGGCTGCATCTGCTGCACGCTGCGGGAGGACCTGCTGGTCGAGGTCGGCCGCCTCGCGCGCGAAGGGGCGTTCGACTACCTGCTGATCGAGTCGACCGGGATCTCCGAGCCGCTGAACGTCGCCGAGACGTTCACCTTCGCCGACGAGCACGGCCGCAGCCTCGGCGACATGGCGCGGCTGGACACGATGGCGACGGTCGTCGACGCGCACGCCTTCGCGCGCGACCTCGGCTCCGTCGAAGGGCTCGGCGACCGCGGCGAGTCGCTCGGGGAGGACGACGAGCGCACCGTCGTCGACCTGCTGCTCGACCAGGTCGAGTTCGCCGACGTGCTGGTCCTCAACAAGACCGACCTCGTCGCCGGCGAGGAGCTGGCGCGATTGGAGGCGCTGCTGCGGCGGCTCAACCCAGCCGCCCGCCAGCTCCGCGCCGAGCGCGGCCGCGTCGCGCCGGGCGAGCTGCTCGGCACGGGCCGCTTCGACTTCGAGCGGGCGGCACAGGCGCCGGGCTGGCTCGCCGTGCTGCGGGGGGAAGAGCAGTCCGAGGCCGACGAGTACGGCTTCTCCTCGTTCGCCTACCGGCGCGACCGGCCGTTCCACCCCGAGCGGCTGTGGGCGCTCGTGAACGGCGCGTTCCCCGAGGTGGTGCGCTCGAAGGGCTTCTTCTGGCTCGCCTCGCGCCCAGCGGTCGCGGCCGAGTGGTCGACCGCGGGCGGGATCGTGCACGTCGGCCCGGCCGGCGCCTGGTGGGCGGTGGTCCCGCCCGCGGCGTGGCCGGAGGAGCCGGGCGAGCGCGCGCAGGTCGAGGCGCTGGTCGCCGCGGGCCGCTGGGGCGACCGGCGTCAGGAGCTGGTCTTCATCGGTGCCGGGCTCGACCGCGAGCGCCTGACCGAGCGTCTGGACGCCTGCCTGCTGACCGATCCGGAGCTTTCGATGGGCTTTGACGGCTGGCGGCGCCTGCCGGACCCGTGGCCGGAGTGGTATCGCGAGGATCAGGCGGCATGA
- a CDS encoding HAD family hydrolase, with amino-acid sequence MQDDPLPSWQDTATRAAIVAFVEAAAGDGAGHVAPQERVAVFDNDGTLWCEKPIPIQLDFVLRRFAAMAQDNPALRGRQPWKAAREHDGAWLSGALVKHYDGDDADLRLLLGGVLEAFGEMTVDAYAEEVAAFLATASHPSLKRPYRACAFRPMVELLRYLEGHGFATYIASGGDRDFMRPAAEALYAIPRERVIGSSFALRYDAPTGSGGAGGAVVYKRGLDFLDDGPEKPVRIWSRVGRRPLVAVGNSNGDVPMLEFAGGAELPALRLVLRHDDAEREFAYDDGAEQVLARVARGAQDGWHAISMRDDWADVFGDAPGPS; translated from the coding sequence ATGCAGGACGATCCGCTCCCCTCCTGGCAGGACACCGCGACGCGTGCAGCGATCGTCGCGTTCGTCGAGGCGGCGGCGGGCGACGGCGCCGGCCATGTCGCGCCGCAGGAGCGGGTCGCGGTGTTCGACAACGACGGGACGCTGTGGTGCGAGAAGCCGATCCCGATCCAGCTCGACTTCGTGCTGCGGCGCTTCGCGGCGATGGCGCAGGACAACCCGGCGCTGCGCGGGCGGCAGCCGTGGAAGGCGGCGCGCGAGCACGACGGCGCGTGGCTCTCCGGCGCGCTCGTGAAGCACTACGACGGCGACGACGCCGACCTCAGACTGCTGCTCGGCGGGGTCCTGGAGGCGTTCGGCGAGATGACGGTCGACGCGTACGCCGAGGAGGTCGCCGCGTTCCTCGCGACGGCGTCGCACCCGTCGCTGAAGCGGCCCTACCGCGCATGCGCGTTCCGGCCGATGGTCGAGCTGCTGCGGTACCTGGAGGGGCACGGCTTCGCGACCTACATCGCCTCGGGCGGCGACCGCGACTTCATGCGCCCTGCCGCGGAGGCGCTGTACGCGATCCCGCGCGAACGCGTGATCGGCAGCAGCTTCGCGCTGCGCTACGACGCGCCCACCGGCAGCGGCGGTGCGGGCGGCGCGGTCGTCTACAAGCGCGGGCTCGACTTCCTCGACGACGGGCCGGAGAAGCCGGTGCGGATCTGGAGCCGCGTCGGCCGTCGGCCGCTCGTCGCGGTCGGCAACTCCAACGGCGACGTGCCGATGCTGGAGTTCGCCGGCGGCGCCGAGCTGCCCGCGCTGCGGCTGGTGCTGCGCCACGACGACGCAGAGCGCGAGTTCGCCTACGACGACGGCGCCGAGCAGGTGCTCGCGCGCGTCGCGCGCGGCGCGCAGGACGGTTGGCACGCGATCTCGATGCGCGACGACTGGGCGGACGTGTTCGGGGACGCGCCCGGCCCGTCGTGA
- a CDS encoding GAP family protein — MGDAIGQVLSFGVGVALSPIPIIAVVLMLATPRGRVNGPAFILGWVLGIAVVGTIVLLVAGGADASEGGEPATWVSILKLVLGVLLLGLAWKQWKGRPRGTEQARLPGWMRTIDGFTPPRAIAMAVALSAINPKNLVLVVGAAAAIAQTGAGTGDQAVALAVFTLVATLGPGLPVAIYFGLGERATAILDELKTWMSRNNGVIMTVIALIIGAKLIGDGISGL, encoded by the coding sequence ATGGGCGACGCGATCGGTCAGGTCCTCTCCTTCGGCGTCGGCGTCGCGCTCAGCCCGATCCCGATCATCGCCGTCGTGCTGATGCTGGCGACGCCCCGCGGGCGCGTCAACGGGCCGGCCTTCATCCTCGGCTGGGTCCTCGGGATCGCCGTCGTCGGCACGATCGTGCTGCTCGTCGCCGGCGGCGCCGACGCCAGCGAGGGCGGGGAGCCCGCGACGTGGGTCAGCATCCTCAAGCTCGTGCTCGGGGTGCTGCTGCTCGGCCTCGCCTGGAAGCAGTGGAAGGGCCGGCCGCGCGGCACCGAGCAGGCGAGACTGCCCGGCTGGATGAGAACGATCGACGGCTTCACGCCGCCGCGGGCGATCGCGATGGCCGTCGCGCTGTCGGCGATAAACCCGAAGAACCTCGTGCTCGTCGTCGGTGCCGCGGCGGCGATCGCGCAGACCGGCGCCGGCACCGGCGACCAGGCAGTCGCGCTCGCCGTCTTCACGCTCGTCGCGACGCTCGGGCCCGGCCTGCCGGTCGCGATCTACTTCGGGCTCGGCGAGCGCGCAACCGCGATCCTCGACGAGCTGAAGACCTGGATGTCGCGCAACAACGGGGTGATCATGACCGTGATCGCGCTGATCATCGGCGCGAAGCTGATCGGCGACGGGATCAGCGGGCTCTGA
- a CDS encoding metal ABC transporter substrate-binding protein, producing the protein MPFPRRRARALLAAALSVVLVAALAGCGDSGDDAGAGSGDGAVKVVATTTVLGDVVREVGGDAVDVTQLLQPNSDPHDYEPRPDDVLATAKAKVVFASGDGLDGWIDDVVKQSGGDAALVDVAARLPVQRDGGDDAHDHAEEGAADESHAEEGHAEDDPGATDPHWWHDPTNVETAAAVVRDELTKANPGGRATYAANAARLVAQVRALDASIRRCLDGVPVAQRKLVTDHDALGYFADRYDVEIVGAVIPSLSTQAQPSAGDLADLAKVIRREGARAVFPESGSSRKLPDAVAQETGATAEYQLYGDSLGPADSAAGTYVGMEAHNADAMVRGFTGGARGCTIER; encoded by the coding sequence ATGCCCTTCCCCCGCCGCCGTGCTCGTGCCCTGCTCGCCGCCGCCCTCTCGGTCGTCCTCGTCGCCGCGCTCGCGGGCTGCGGTGACTCCGGCGACGACGCAGGCGCCGGCTCCGGCGACGGCGCGGTGAAGGTCGTCGCGACGACGACCGTGCTCGGCGACGTCGTGCGCGAGGTCGGCGGCGACGCGGTCGACGTCACCCAGCTGCTGCAGCCCAACAGCGACCCGCACGACTACGAGCCGCGGCCCGACGACGTGCTCGCGACCGCCAAGGCGAAGGTCGTATTCGCCAGCGGCGACGGGCTCGACGGTTGGATCGACGACGTCGTCAAGCAGTCCGGCGGCGACGCCGCGCTCGTCGACGTCGCCGCGAGACTGCCCGTGCAGCGCGACGGCGGCGACGACGCGCACGACCACGCCGAGGAGGGCGCCGCGGACGAAAGCCACGCGGAAGAGGGCCACGCGGAGGACGACCCCGGCGCGACCGACCCGCACTGGTGGCACGACCCGACCAACGTCGAGACCGCCGCCGCCGTCGTGCGCGACGAGCTGACGAAGGCGAACCCCGGCGGCAGAGCGACCTACGCCGCCAACGCGGCGAGACTCGTCGCGCAGGTGAGAGCGCTCGACGCCTCGATCAGACGCTGCCTCGACGGCGTGCCCGTCGCGCAGCGCAAGCTCGTCACCGACCACGACGCGCTCGGCTACTTCGCCGACCGCTACGACGTCGAGATCGTCGGCGCGGTGATCCCGTCGCTCTCGACCCAGGCGCAGCCGTCCGCCGGCGACCTCGCCGACCTCGCGAAGGTGATCAGACGCGAAGGCGCGAGAGCGGTCTTCCCCGAGTCGGGCTCCAGCCGCAAGCTGCCCGACGCCGTCGCGCAGGAGACCGGCGCGACCGCCGAGTACCAGCTCTACGGCGACTCGCTCGGTCCCGCCGACTCCGCCGCCGGGACCTACGTCGGGATGGAGGCGCACAACGCCGACGCGATGGTCAGGGGCTTCACCGGCGGCGCCAGAGGCTGCACGATCGAGCGGTAG
- a CDS encoding LuxR C-terminal-related transcriptional regulator — protein sequence MGQTTRSVRPNDTIATKLAPPCPPVAPVRRERLFRALAHGSANGVTLVSAPAGAGKTALVASWLASGAVAWPVAWLALDGHDDERRRFWTGVLAALARADPSDAGLAQLAVPPRGRIDRVFTELVERLAARTRPLVLVLDDVHELTDGAIHDDLAALLRHAPAALRLVLIARADPPLGLERLRVSGRLSEIRAADLAFDAAEARELLAAWGAPLDAVDARELWRRSGGWAAGLVLPALALRDHADPSAFVAGFGGDDRAVADFVLTEMLAGHPGDVRRFLLRTAVAEELTVELAVELGGRPDAAELLERLVHGNALVERLDGGRDGYRYGPLFAGLLRSELARTAPEELAELHLLLARWHERDGVPGAAVRHALAASAWELAAEAVADGWLRLLLDGELELLREVAERMPPALHRRWPEVALACAAAATAAGDAAGAATLLARAEDAAEDASGEAAGALPPARALGFARGQAVVELLLGRVCGDVERTTRAAAVLTAGRRAVPSGDGDAALADELRVAALAHLGATEAWCGELEAAAQRLDAALAGARERELDAIVLLARAHLALGEALRGRLVRAADGAAAALELAERHGWDATPAAATAQAVLASALLHWDRTEEADRVLARAERTVRSSGEPPLRALVALVRIGLLAADGAWDAAIARLRAAEAELRSWPLHAPLRARFAAHEALLRAARGERAEAGALLESARAAGPRPEHAAALGRLRLAAGEPASASAAVEPWLEQTVPRAVAVELWTTEAVARDALDDDAGACCALERALALAEPDGFRHELLALGPSLRDLLARTIRAGTAHRSFAGELLDALEHDGARPLALPEPLSGREEAVLRCLPTMMSNREIATELYVSVNTVKTHLKHIYRKLDAADRREAVRRARELQLLAPSRDQTYAQVG from the coding sequence ATGGGGCAGACCACCCGCAGCGTCAGGCCCAACGACACGATCGCCACGAAGCTCGCGCCGCCCTGCCCGCCGGTCGCGCCGGTCCGTCGCGAGCGTCTCTTCCGCGCGCTCGCGCACGGCTCCGCGAACGGCGTCACGCTCGTCTCCGCACCTGCCGGCGCCGGCAAGACCGCGCTCGTCGCCTCGTGGCTGGCGAGCGGCGCCGTCGCGTGGCCGGTCGCCTGGCTGGCGCTCGACGGCCACGACGACGAGCGCCGCCGCTTCTGGACCGGCGTGCTCGCCGCGCTCGCCCGCGCCGACCCTTCAGATGCCGGTCTCGCGCAGCTGGCAGTGCCGCCGCGCGGCCGGATCGACCGCGTCTTCACCGAGCTGGTCGAGCGGCTCGCGGCGCGCACGCGCCCGCTGGTACTGGTGCTCGACGACGTCCACGAGTTGACCGACGGCGCGATCCACGACGACCTCGCCGCGCTGCTGCGGCATGCGCCCGCGGCGCTGCGGCTCGTGCTGATCGCGCGCGCCGACCCGCCGCTCGGGCTGGAGCGGCTGCGCGTCAGCGGCCGCCTCAGCGAGATCCGCGCGGCCGACCTCGCGTTCGACGCGGCCGAGGCGCGCGAGCTGCTGGCCGCGTGGGGCGCGCCGTTGGACGCGGTCGACGCGCGCGAGCTGTGGCGGCGCTCGGGCGGCTGGGCGGCGGGCCTCGTGCTGCCCGCGCTGGCGCTGCGCGACCACGCCGACCCGTCCGCCTTCGTCGCCGGCTTCGGCGGCGACGACCGTGCGGTGGCGGACTTCGTGCTGACCGAGATGCTGGCCGGCCATCCGGGCGACGTGCGCCGCTTCCTGCTGCGCACGGCGGTCGCGGAGGAGCTGACGGTCGAGCTGGCGGTCGAGCTGGGCGGTCGGCCCGACGCGGCCGAGCTGCTGGAGCGGCTCGTGCACGGCAACGCGCTCGTCGAGCGGCTCGACGGGGGACGCGACGGCTACCGCTACGGCCCGCTGTTCGCCGGCCTGCTGCGCAGCGAGCTGGCGCGCACCGCGCCGGAGGAGCTGGCGGAGCTGCACCTGCTGCTGGCGCGCTGGCACGAACGCGACGGCGTGCCGGGCGCGGCGGTCCGCCATGCGCTCGCGGCGAGCGCGTGGGAGCTGGCCGCCGAGGCGGTCGCCGACGGCTGGCTGCGACTGCTGCTCGACGGCGAGCTGGAGCTGCTGCGCGAGGTCGCCGAGCGGATGCCGCCGGCGTTGCACCGGCGCTGGCCGGAGGTCGCGCTGGCATGCGCGGCGGCCGCGACCGCGGCCGGCGACGCGGCCGGCGCCGCGACGCTGCTGGCGCGCGCCGAGGACGCCGCCGAGGACGCCTCCGGCGAGGCCGCCGGCGCGCTGCCGCCGGCGCGCGCGCTCGGCTTCGCGCGCGGGCAGGCGGTCGTCGAGCTGCTGCTCGGCAGGGTCTGTGGCGACGTCGAACGGACGACGCGCGCCGCGGCCGTGCTGACCGCCGGCCGGCGCGCGGTGCCGTCCGGCGACGGCGACGCCGCGCTCGCCGACGAGCTGCGCGTCGCGGCGCTCGCGCACCTCGGTGCGACCGAGGCGTGGTGCGGCGAGCTGGAGGCGGCGGCGCAGCGGCTGGACGCGGCGCTTGCCGGCGCGCGCGAGCGCGAGCTCGACGCGATCGTTCTGCTCGCACGCGCGCACCTGGCGCTCGGCGAGGCGCTGCGCGGCCGGCTCGTGCGCGCCGCCGACGGCGCCGCGGCGGCGCTGGAGCTGGCGGAGCGGCACGGCTGGGACGCGACGCCGGCCGCGGCGACGGCGCAGGCGGTGCTCGCGAGCGCGCTGCTGCATTGGGACCGCACCGAGGAGGCCGACCGCGTCCTCGCGCGCGCCGAGCGGACGGTCCGCAGCAGCGGCGAGCCGCCGCTGCGCGCGCTCGTCGCGCTCGTGCGGATCGGCCTGCTCGCCGCCGACGGCGCGTGGGACGCGGCGATCGCGCGGCTGCGCGCGGCGGAGGCCGAGCTGCGCTCGTGGCCGCTGCACGCGCCGCTGCGGGCGCGCTTCGCAGCGCACGAGGCGCTGCTGCGGGCGGCCCGCGGCGAGCGCGCGGAGGCGGGCGCGCTGCTGGAGTCGGCGCGCGCGGCCGGGCCGCGGCCCGAGCACGCCGCGGCGCTCGGGCGGCTGCGGCTGGCGGCGGGCGAGCCGGCGTCGGCGAGCGCGGCGGTCGAGCCGTGGCTGGAGCAGACGGTCCCGCGCGCGGTCGCGGTCGAGCTGTGGACGACGGAGGCGGTCGCGCGCGACGCGCTCGACGACGACGCGGGCGCGTGCTGCGCGCTCGAGCGCGCGCTGGCGCTGGCCGAGCCGGACGGCTTCCGCCACGAGCTGCTGGCGCTCGGTCCGTCGCTGCGCGACCTGCTCGCGCGGACGATCCGCGCCGGCACCGCGCACCGCTCGTTCGCGGGCGAGCTGCTCGACGCGCTCGAGCACGACGGCGCCCGCCCGCTGGCGCTGCCCGAGCCGCTCAGCGGGCGCGAGGAGGCGGTCCTGCGCTGCCTGCCGACGATGATGTCCAACCGCGAGATCGCGACCGAGCTGTACGTCTCGGTCAACACGGTCAAGACGCACCTCAAGCACATCTACCGCAAGCTCGACGCCGCCGACCGCCGCGAGGCGGTGCGCCGCGCGCGGGAGCTGCAGCTGCTCGCCCCGTCGCGCGACCAGACGTACGCCCAGGTCGGCTGA